One region of Streptomyces subrutilus genomic DNA includes:
- a CDS encoding YciI family protein: MFVMELTYTAPVEAVEDHMDAHIAWLDGHYAAGVFLASGRKVPRDGGVILAGGVSRAEIEKIAADDPFTVAGVCAYRITEFIATKTSADLATVRENPAA, encoded by the coding sequence ATGTTCGTCATGGAGCTCACCTACACCGCGCCCGTGGAAGCCGTCGAGGACCACATGGACGCCCACATCGCCTGGCTGGACGGCCACTACGCCGCGGGCGTCTTCCTCGCGTCGGGACGCAAGGTCCCGCGCGACGGCGGCGTGATCCTGGCCGGCGGGGTGTCGCGCGCCGAGATCGAGAAGATCGCGGCCGATGACCCCTTCACGGTGGCGGGCGTCTGCGCCTACCGCATCACGGAGTTCATCGCCACGAAGACCTCGGCCGACCTGGCAACGGTCCGCGAGAACCCGGCGGCGTAA
- a CDS encoding endonuclease V, which yields MTSAKTPADEAEARAIQDELRHQVVLTEPGPPPGRGLVAGVDVAYDDERDLVAAAAVVLDAATLEVVEEATAVGRVSFPYVPGLLAFRELPTVLAALDSLAAAPGLVVCDGYGLAHPRGFGLACHLGVVTGLPSIGVAKNPFTFTYGEPGDRRGEFAPLVAADGAEVGRALRTQDGIKPVFVSVGHRVSLDNACAHVLALSPRFRIPETTRHADSLCRRALREAAG from the coding sequence ATGACGAGTGCGAAGACCCCCGCCGACGAGGCCGAGGCCCGGGCGATACAGGACGAACTACGCCATCAGGTCGTGCTCACCGAGCCCGGCCCGCCCCCCGGCCGCGGCCTGGTCGCCGGGGTGGACGTCGCCTACGACGACGAGCGGGACCTGGTCGCCGCCGCGGCCGTGGTGCTGGACGCCGCCACCCTCGAGGTCGTCGAGGAGGCCACCGCCGTCGGCCGCGTCAGCTTCCCCTACGTGCCCGGCCTGCTCGCCTTCCGCGAGCTGCCGACCGTACTGGCCGCCCTCGACTCGCTGGCCGCCGCGCCCGGCCTCGTCGTCTGTGACGGCTACGGGCTGGCCCACCCCCGCGGCTTCGGCCTCGCCTGCCACCTCGGGGTGGTCACCGGGCTCCCGTCCATCGGCGTCGCGAAGAACCCGTTCACCTTCACGTACGGGGAACCGGGCGACCGCCGCGGCGAGTTCGCACCGCTGGTCGCCGCCGACGGCGCGGAGGTCGGCCGGGCGCTGCGGACCCAGGACGGGATCAAGCCGGTGTTCGTCTCCGTCGGGCACCGGGTTTCGCTGGACAACGCCTGCGCCCACGTCCTCGCCCTCAGCCCCCGGTTCCGGATCCCGGAGACCACCCGGCACGCCGACTCCCTGTGCCGGCGCGCCCTGCGGGAGGCGGCGGGGTGA
- a CDS encoding saccharopine dehydrogenase family protein, whose translation MNAQVRQDHPRERAHDIVLFGATGFVGALTAEYLAAHAPAGCRWALAGRDLGKLERLRERLAAIDPACAALPLLRADASDASAVRELASSTRVLATTVGPYVWYGAELVAACAAAGTDYVDLTGEPEFVDRMYVEHDARARETGARIVHACGFDSIPADLGAYFTVGRLPEGVPLRVDGFMRSNALFSGGTLASALTALGRGPQTLAAARARRLHEPPLLGRRARGPVGAPRFSRETGAWALPLPTLDPRIVARSAAALERYGPDFRYRHYASVKHLPVAVGGAAAVGATAALAQLPAARRWLMDRWEPGRGPDAERRARSWFTVRFVGEGGGRRVLTEVSGGDPGYGETAKMLAESALCLAYDALPGAAGQLTTATAMGDALIGRLQKAGIAFRVADAR comes from the coding sequence ATGAACGCACAGGTTCGGCAGGACCATCCGCGGGAGCGGGCCCACGACATCGTGCTCTTCGGCGCCACCGGGTTCGTGGGGGCGTTGACCGCCGAGTACCTGGCCGCGCACGCGCCCGCCGGCTGCCGCTGGGCCCTCGCGGGCCGCGACCTCGGCAAGCTGGAACGGCTGCGCGAGCGCCTGGCCGCCATCGACCCGGCCTGCGCCGCACTGCCGCTGCTGCGGGCGGACGCCTCGGACGCCTCGGCGGTGCGCGAACTGGCCTCGTCCACCCGGGTGCTGGCCACCACCGTCGGCCCGTACGTCTGGTACGGGGCGGAGCTGGTCGCCGCCTGCGCCGCGGCGGGCACGGACTACGTGGACCTCACCGGGGAGCCCGAGTTCGTGGACCGGATGTACGTCGAGCACGACGCGCGGGCCCGGGAGACCGGGGCGCGGATCGTGCACGCCTGCGGCTTCGACTCGATCCCGGCCGACCTCGGGGCGTACTTCACGGTCGGGCGGCTGCCCGAGGGCGTACCGCTGCGGGTCGACGGGTTCATGCGGTCCAACGCCCTGTTCTCCGGGGGGACCCTGGCCTCGGCGCTGACCGCGCTGGGCCGCGGCCCGCAGACCCTGGCCGCAGCGCGGGCGCGCCGGCTGCACGAGCCCCCGCTGCTGGGGCGGCGGGCGCGCGGGCCGGTGGGCGCGCCCCGGTTCAGCCGGGAGACCGGCGCCTGGGCGCTGCCGCTGCCCACGCTGGACCCGCGGATCGTGGCCCGGTCGGCGGCCGCGCTGGAGCGCTACGGCCCGGACTTCCGCTACCGGCACTACGCCTCGGTCAAGCACCTCCCGGTGGCGGTGGGCGGCGCCGCGGCGGTGGGCGCGACGGCGGCCCTGGCCCAGCTCCCGGCGGCCCGGCGGTGGCTGATGGACCGCTGGGAGCCGGGCCGCGGCCCGGACGCGGAGCGGCGGGCGCGCAGCTGGTTCACGGTGCGCTTCGTGGGCGAGGGCGGCGGCCGGCGCGTGCTCACCGAGGTGTCGGGCGGCGACCCGGGGTACGGGGAGACGGCGAAGATGCTGGCCGAGTCCGCGCTCTGCCTGGCCTACGACGCCCTGCCCGGGGCCGCGGGGCAGCTGACGACGGCCACGGCGATGGGCGACGCGCTGATCGGCCGCCTCCAGAAGGCCGGGATCGCCTTCCGGGTGGCGGACGCCCGCTGA
- a CDS encoding MmcQ/YjbR family DNA-binding protein yields MKAAVRTWEAVREFARGLPEAVEEYPWGPEDCVVKVNKKIFVFLGNADGPQPPGLSVKLKDEVLHGHAMAAPGAEPAGYGLGRSGWVSVPLGEKGAPSAQVLCEWVEESYRTVALKRHVRELDARIEANG; encoded by the coding sequence ATGAAGGCTGCGGTGCGCACGTGGGAAGCGGTGCGGGAGTTTGCCCGTGGGCTTCCGGAGGCCGTGGAGGAGTATCCGTGGGGTCCCGAGGACTGCGTCGTGAAGGTCAACAAGAAGATCTTCGTCTTCCTCGGGAACGCCGACGGACCGCAGCCGCCCGGCCTGTCCGTCAAGCTCAAGGACGAGGTGCTGCACGGACACGCGATGGCCGCCCCCGGGGCGGAGCCCGCCGGCTACGGCCTGGGCCGCTCGGGCTGGGTCTCCGTCCCGCTGGGGGAGAAGGGGGCGCCCTCCGCGCAGGTCCTGTGCGAATGGGTGGAGGAGAGCTACCGCACCGTGGCCCTCAAGCGGCACGTCAGGGAGCTGGACGCCCGGATCGAGGCAAATGGCTAA
- a CDS encoding CaiB/BaiF CoA transferase family protein encodes MAVTGTGPLAGVRVVELAGIGPGPFAAMLLADLGADVVRVDRPGGGGLAVNPVYDLTNRNKRSVLVDLKSAQGPARVLDLVERADVLIEGFRPGVAERLGVGPADCHARNPQLVYGRMTGWGQEGPLAHTAGHDIAYIAVTGALGMIGSPDRPPAVPANLVGDYAGGSLYLVIGILAALQHARTPGGAGQVVDAAIVDGTAHLTAMIHGMVAAGGWQDRRGANLLDGGCPFYGTYETSDGQYMAVGALEQQFYDTFVELLGIAEQAPARKDPARWGELREAVAARFRSRTREEWTAVFEGTDACVAPVLSLREAPHHPHLAARGTFTDFGGITQPAPAPRFSATPAAVASGPAQPGADTESVAADWDVPALLAEEA; translated from the coding sequence ATGGCAGTGACAGGGACCGGCCCGCTCGCCGGAGTGCGCGTCGTCGAGCTGGCGGGCATCGGCCCCGGCCCGTTCGCCGCCATGCTCCTCGCCGACCTCGGCGCGGACGTCGTGCGCGTGGACCGGCCTGGCGGCGGCGGACTGGCGGTGAACCCGGTCTACGACCTGACCAACCGCAACAAGCGCTCCGTCCTGGTCGACCTCAAGTCCGCGCAGGGTCCCGCCCGCGTCCTCGACCTCGTCGAGCGCGCCGACGTCCTCATCGAGGGCTTCCGGCCCGGGGTCGCCGAGCGGCTCGGCGTCGGCCCGGCCGACTGCCACGCCCGCAACCCCCAACTGGTCTACGGCCGGATGACCGGCTGGGGCCAGGAGGGGCCGCTCGCCCACACCGCCGGGCACGACATCGCGTACATCGCCGTCACCGGCGCCCTGGGCATGATCGGCAGCCCGGACCGGCCCCCGGCCGTCCCCGCCAACCTCGTCGGCGACTACGCCGGCGGCTCGCTCTACCTCGTCATCGGCATCCTCGCCGCGCTCCAGCACGCCCGTACCCCCGGCGGCGCGGGCCAGGTCGTCGACGCGGCCATCGTCGACGGCACCGCCCACCTCACCGCGATGATCCACGGCATGGTCGCGGCCGGCGGCTGGCAGGACCGCCGCGGGGCCAACCTGCTGGACGGCGGCTGCCCCTTCTACGGGACCTACGAGACCTCCGACGGCCAGTACATGGCGGTCGGCGCCCTGGAGCAGCAGTTCTACGACACCTTCGTGGAGCTGCTCGGCATCGCGGAGCAGGCACCCGCCCGCAAGGACCCGGCCCGCTGGGGCGAGCTGCGCGAGGCCGTCGCCGCACGCTTCAGGTCCCGCACGCGCGAGGAGTGGACGGCGGTCTTCGAGGGCACCGACGCGTGCGTGGCCCCGGTGCTCTCCCTGCGCGAGGCCCCGCACCACCCGCACCTCGCGGCCCGCGGGACCTTCACCGACTTCGGCGGGATCACCCAGCCCGCCCCGGCGCCGCGCTTCTCGGCGACCCCCGCCGCCGTCGCGAGCGGCCCCGCCCAGCCCGGCGCGGACACCGAGTCCGTGGCCGCCGACTGGGACGTGCCGGCTCTGCTCGCGGAAGAGGCCTGA
- a CDS encoding LLM class flavin-dependent oxidoreductase has product MELSMLPDRVGDAHRAADGAAALESAGLDAVRVAEAWGFDSPTITGCLAARTERLKLGAAILVGPEPARPIETVKNWL; this is encoded by the coding sequence ATGGAACTGTCGATGCTGCCCGACCGCGTCGGCGACGCGCACCGCGCCGCGGACGGGGCGGCGGCACTGGAGTCGGCCGGGCTCGACGCCGTGCGGGTCGCCGAGGCCTGGGGCTTCGACTCCCCGACGATCACGGGCTGCCTCGCCGCCCGCACGGAGCGGCTGAAGCTCGGCGCGGCGATCCTGGTCGGACCCGAGCCCGCCCGCCCGATCGAGACCGTCAAGAACTGGCTTTAG
- a CDS encoding acyl-CoA dehydrogenase family protein, with protein sequence MQRRIFDADHEAFRETVRTFLTKEVLPHYDQWEKDGIVSREAWRAAGRQGLLGLAVPEEYGGGGNPDFRYAAVIAEEFTRAGAPGLAIGLHNDIIGPYLTSLATEEQRRRWLPGFCSGETITAIAMTEPGAGSDLQGIRTSAEDRGDHWVLNGSKTFISNGILADLVIVVAKTTPEGGAHGLSLLVVERGMSGFERGRNLDKIGQKAQDTAELFFHDVRVPKENLLGELNGAFVHLMTNLAQERMGIAMAGIAAAEHLLEITTRYVKEREAFGRPLSKLQHIRFEIAEMATECAVTRTFLDRCIADHANGELDHVHASMAKWWATELQKRVADRCLQLHGGYGYMTEYRVARAFTDGRIQTIYGGTTEIMKEIIGRSLLG encoded by the coding sequence ATGCAACGCCGGATCTTCGACGCCGACCACGAGGCGTTCCGCGAGACCGTCCGCACCTTCCTCACCAAGGAGGTGCTGCCCCACTACGACCAGTGGGAGAAGGACGGCATCGTCAGCCGCGAGGCCTGGCGGGCCGCCGGCCGGCAGGGCCTGCTGGGCCTGGCCGTCCCGGAGGAGTACGGGGGCGGCGGGAACCCTGACTTCCGCTACGCCGCCGTGATCGCCGAGGAGTTCACCCGGGCGGGCGCCCCCGGCCTCGCCATCGGCCTGCACAACGACATCATCGGGCCCTACCTGACCTCGCTGGCCACCGAGGAGCAAAGGCGCCGCTGGCTGCCCGGCTTCTGCTCGGGCGAGACCATCACCGCCATCGCCATGACCGAGCCGGGCGCGGGCTCCGACCTCCAGGGGATCCGCACCAGCGCCGAGGACCGGGGCGACCACTGGGTGCTGAACGGCTCCAAGACCTTCATCTCCAACGGCATCCTCGCCGACCTGGTGATCGTGGTCGCCAAGACCACGCCGGAGGGCGGGGCGCACGGCCTGTCGCTGCTGGTGGTCGAGCGCGGCATGTCGGGCTTCGAGCGCGGCCGCAACCTCGACAAGATCGGCCAGAAGGCGCAGGACACCGCCGAACTGTTCTTCCACGACGTCCGCGTCCCCAAGGAGAACCTGCTCGGCGAGCTGAACGGCGCCTTCGTCCACCTGATGACCAACCTCGCGCAGGAGCGGATGGGCATCGCCATGGCCGGCATCGCCGCCGCCGAGCACCTGCTGGAGATCACCACCCGGTACGTCAAGGAGCGCGAGGCCTTCGGCCGGCCGCTGTCCAAGCTCCAGCACATCCGCTTCGAGATAGCGGAGATGGCCACCGAGTGCGCGGTCACCCGCACCTTCCTCGACCGCTGCATCGCCGACCACGCGAACGGCGAACTGGACCACGTGCACGCCTCGATGGCCAAGTGGTGGGCCACCGAACTCCAGAAGCGCGTCGCCGACCGCTGCCTGCAACTGCACGGCGGATACGGATACATGACCGAATACCGGGTCGCGCGGGCCTTCACCGACGGCCGCATCCAGACCATCTACGGCGGCACGACCGAGATCATGAAAGAGATCATCGGCCGCTCCCTCCTCGGCTAG
- a CDS encoding acetyl-CoA C-acetyltransferase, with product MSTEAYVYDAIRTPRGRGKASGALHGTKPIDLVVGLIHALRERNPGLDPAAIDDIVLGVVGPVGDQGSDIARIAAIAAGLPDTVAGVQENRFCASGLEAVNLAAAKVRSGWEDLVLAGGVESMSRVPMASDGGAWFNDPMTNWDVNFVPQGIGADLIATIEGFSRRDVDEYAALSQERAAAAIKDGRFAKSVVPVTDRNGLVVLDHDEFVRPGTTADTLAKLKPSFADIGELGGFDAVALQKYHWVEKIDHVHHAGNSSGIVDGASLVAIGSREAGERGGLTPRARIVSAAVSGSEPTIMLTGPAPATRKALAKAGLTIDDIDLIEINEAFAGVVLRFVKDMGVSLDKVNVNGGAIALGHPLGATGAMILGTIVDELERQDKRYGLVTLCVGGGMGVATIVERI from the coding sequence GTGAGCACCGAAGCTTACGTATACGACGCGATCCGCACCCCGCGCGGCCGCGGCAAGGCCAGTGGCGCCCTGCACGGCACCAAGCCGATCGACCTGGTCGTCGGCCTCATTCACGCCCTGCGCGAGCGCAACCCGGGGCTGGACCCGGCGGCCATCGACGACATCGTGCTCGGCGTCGTCGGCCCGGTCGGCGACCAGGGCTCCGACATCGCCCGGATCGCGGCCATCGCCGCCGGACTCCCGGACACCGTGGCGGGCGTACAGGAGAACCGCTTCTGCGCTTCCGGCCTGGAGGCCGTCAACCTGGCCGCCGCCAAGGTCCGCTCCGGCTGGGAGGACCTGGTCCTGGCGGGCGGCGTGGAGTCCATGTCCCGCGTCCCGATGGCCTCCGACGGCGGCGCCTGGTTCAACGACCCGATGACCAACTGGGACGTCAACTTCGTCCCGCAGGGCATCGGCGCCGACCTGATCGCCACCATCGAGGGATTCTCCCGGCGCGACGTGGACGAGTACGCCGCCCTCTCCCAGGAGCGGGCCGCCGCGGCGATCAAGGACGGGCGCTTCGCCAAGTCCGTGGTCCCGGTCACCGACCGCAACGGCCTGGTCGTCCTGGACCACGACGAGTTCGTCCGCCCGGGCACCACCGCGGACACCCTCGCCAAGCTGAAGCCCTCCTTCGCGGACATCGGCGAGCTCGGCGGCTTCGACGCCGTCGCCCTGCAGAAGTACCACTGGGTCGAGAAGATCGACCACGTCCACCACGCGGGCAACTCCTCGGGCATCGTCGACGGCGCCTCCCTCGTCGCCATCGGCTCCCGCGAGGCGGGCGAACGGGGCGGCCTCACGCCCCGCGCCCGGATCGTCTCGGCGGCCGTCTCCGGCTCCGAGCCCACCATCATGCTCACCGGCCCCGCCCCGGCCACCCGCAAGGCCCTCGCCAAGGCCGGGCTGACCATCGACGACATCGACCTGATCGAGATCAACGAGGCCTTCGCCGGAGTCGTGCTGCGCTTCGTCAAGGACATGGGCGTCTCCCTCGACAAGGTCAACGTCAACGGCGGGGCCATCGCGCTCGGCCACCCGCTCGGCGCCACCGGCGCGATGATCCTCGGCACGATCGTCGACGAACTGGAGCGCCAGGACAAGCGCTACGGGCTCGTCACCCTCTGCGTCGGAGGCGGCATGGGCGTCGCCACCATCGTCGAACGCATCTGA
- a CDS encoding 3-hydroxyacyl-CoA dehydrogenase NAD-binding domain-containing protein, with protein MSESTTIRWEQDETGVVTLVLDDPDQSANTMNQAFKDSIAAVADRAEAEKDSIRGIIFTSAKKTFFAGGDLKDMIRLRPEDARLAFDTGTEIKRSLRRIETLGKPVVAAINGAALGGGYEICLASHHRVALDAPGSKIGLPEVTLGLLPAGGGVTRTVRLMGIADALLKVLLQGTQYSPQRALDNGLVHELAATPEEMTAKARAFIDANPESKQPWDVPGYRIPGGTPSDPRFAANLPAFPANLKKQLNGAPYPAPRNILACAVEGTQVDFDTALTIEARYFTELVTGQTAKNMIQAFFFDLQAVNAGRSRPQGVAPRTVRKVAVLGAGMMGAGIAYSCARAGIEVVLKDVSAEAAAKGKAYSEKLLDKAVSRGRTTEAQRAELLGRITPTADPADLAGCDAVIEAVFEDTALKHKVFQEIQDVVAPDALLCSNTSTLPISGLAEGVARPADFIGLHFFSPVDKMPLVEIIKGDRTGDEAIARAFDLVRQINKTPIVVNDSRGFFTSRVIGQFINEGVAMVGEGVEPASIEQAAAQAGYPAKVLSLMDELTLTLPRKIRNETRKAFEAEGRAWAEHPADGVIDRMVDEFGRPGRSGGAGFYAYDEAGRRAGIWPGLREHFTKPGYEIPFEDMKERMLFSEALDTVRCLDEGVLTSVADANIGSIMGIGFPAWTGGVIQYINGYEGGLPGFVARARELATTYGERFTPPASLVAKAERGETYAD; from the coding sequence ATGAGCGAGTCCACCACGATCCGCTGGGAACAGGACGAGACCGGCGTCGTCACCCTCGTCCTCGACGACCCCGACCAGTCCGCCAACACCATGAACCAGGCCTTCAAGGACTCCATCGCGGCCGTCGCCGACCGCGCGGAGGCCGAGAAGGACTCCATCCGGGGCATCATCTTCACCTCCGCCAAGAAGACCTTCTTCGCGGGCGGCGACCTCAAGGACATGATCCGGCTGCGCCCCGAGGACGCCCGGCTGGCCTTCGACACCGGTACCGAGATCAAGCGCTCCCTGCGCCGCATCGAGACCCTCGGCAAGCCCGTGGTCGCCGCGATCAACGGCGCCGCCCTCGGCGGGGGTTACGAGATCTGCCTGGCCTCCCACCACCGCGTCGCCCTCGACGCCCCCGGCTCCAAGATCGGCCTGCCCGAGGTCACCCTCGGCCTCCTGCCCGCCGGCGGCGGCGTCACCCGCACCGTACGCCTGATGGGCATCGCCGACGCGCTGCTCAAGGTGCTGCTCCAGGGCACCCAGTACAGCCCGCAGCGCGCCCTCGACAACGGACTGGTCCACGAACTGGCCGCCACCCCCGAGGAGATGACCGCCAAGGCCCGCGCCTTCATCGACGCGAACCCCGAGTCGAAGCAGCCCTGGGACGTACCCGGCTACCGGATCCCGGGCGGCACCCCGTCCGACCCGCGGTTCGCCGCCAACCTCCCGGCCTTCCCGGCCAACCTGAAGAAGCAGCTGAACGGCGCCCCGTACCCGGCCCCGCGCAACATCCTGGCCTGCGCCGTCGAGGGCACCCAGGTGGACTTCGACACGGCGCTGACCATCGAGGCCCGCTACTTCACCGAGCTGGTCACCGGCCAGACCGCCAAGAACATGATCCAGGCGTTCTTCTTCGACCTCCAGGCCGTCAACGCGGGACGCAGCCGGCCGCAGGGCGTCGCCCCCCGCACGGTCCGCAAGGTCGCCGTCCTCGGCGCGGGCATGATGGGCGCGGGCATCGCCTACTCCTGCGCCCGCGCGGGCATCGAGGTGGTCCTCAAGGACGTCAGCGCCGAAGCCGCCGCCAAGGGCAAGGCGTACTCCGAGAAGCTGCTCGACAAGGCCGTCTCCCGCGGCCGGACGACCGAGGCCCAGCGCGCCGAGCTGCTCGGCCGGATCACCCCCACCGCCGACCCGGCCGACCTGGCGGGCTGCGACGCCGTCATCGAGGCCGTCTTCGAGGACACCGCCCTCAAGCACAAGGTGTTCCAGGAGATCCAGGACGTGGTCGCACCGGACGCGCTGCTCTGCTCCAACACCTCCACCCTGCCCATCTCCGGCCTGGCGGAGGGCGTTGCGCGTCCCGCCGACTTCATCGGCCTGCACTTCTTCTCGCCCGTCGACAAGATGCCGCTGGTCGAGATCATCAAGGGCGACCGGACCGGCGACGAGGCCATCGCCCGCGCCTTCGACCTGGTCCGCCAGATCAACAAGACCCCGATCGTGGTCAACGACTCCCGCGGGTTCTTCACCTCGCGCGTCATCGGCCAGTTCATCAACGAGGGCGTGGCCATGGTCGGCGAGGGCGTCGAGCCGGCCTCGATCGAGCAGGCCGCCGCCCAGGCCGGCTACCCGGCCAAGGTGCTCTCGCTGATGGACGAGCTCACCCTCACCCTCCCGCGCAAGATCCGCAACGAGACCCGCAAGGCCTTCGAGGCCGAGGGCCGCGCGTGGGCCGAGCACCCGGCCGACGGCGTGATCGACCGGATGGTCGACGAGTTCGGCCGCCCCGGCCGCAGCGGCGGGGCCGGCTTCTACGCGTACGACGAGGCGGGCAGGCGCGCCGGCATCTGGCCGGGCCTGCGCGAGCACTTCACCAAGCCGGGGTACGAGATCCCCTTCGAGGACATGAAGGAGCGGATGCTCTTCTCCGAGGCCCTGGACACCGTCCGCTGCCTCGACGAGGGCGTGCTCACCTCCGTCGCCGACGCCAACATCGGCTCCATCATGGGCATCGGCTTCCCGGCCTGGACCGGCGGCGTGATCCAGTACATCAACGGCTACGAGGGCGGCCTGCCGGGCTTCGTCGCCCGCGCGCGCGAACTCGCCACCACCTACGGCGAGCGCTTCACCCCGCCGGCGTCCCTCGTGGCGAAGGCCGAGCGGGGCGAGACGTACGCCGACTAG
- a CDS encoding MerR family transcriptional regulator yields the protein MADQAPEPMLTVDELAARAGVTVRTVRFYSTRGILPPPVIGPRRVGHYGPEHLSRLALIEELQHQGMTLSAIERYLDALPDDLSAHDLAIHRALVASWAPDSAQEVSRAELEKRAGRGLSDTDVRRLAAMNVLAASGDGFRVDVGLLRLGVALLDVPIAHETILAARTVLMEHTRSAAHELTALFRDEVWGPFTEGESDPERVESMKALSAHMQPMVVQALVTAFQRSLREELRAAFVSGEESCSGPSPSPA from the coding sequence ATGGCCGACCAGGCACCCGAGCCGATGCTCACCGTGGACGAGCTGGCGGCCCGGGCGGGCGTCACCGTCCGCACCGTACGGTTCTACAGCACGCGCGGGATTTTGCCCCCTCCCGTGATCGGCCCTCGTCGTGTGGGGCACTACGGACCGGAGCACCTGTCGCGGCTGGCGCTGATCGAGGAGTTGCAGCACCAGGGCATGACGCTGTCCGCCATCGAGCGCTATCTCGACGCGCTGCCCGACGACCTGAGCGCGCACGATCTGGCGATCCACCGGGCCCTGGTGGCCAGTTGGGCACCGGATTCGGCCCAGGAGGTGTCGCGGGCGGAGCTGGAGAAGCGGGCGGGGCGGGGCCTGTCGGACACCGATGTCCGGCGGCTGGCGGCGATGAACGTGCTCGCCGCTTCGGGGGACGGTTTCCGGGTGGACGTGGGGCTGCTGCGGCTGGGGGTGGCGCTGCTCGACGTACCGATCGCGCACGAGACGATCCTGGCGGCGCGCACGGTGCTGATGGAGCACACCCGGTCGGCCGCGCACGAGCTGACGGCGCTGTTCCGGGACGAGGTGTGGGGGCCGTTCACCGAGGGCGAGAGCGATCCGGAGCGGGTGGAGTCGATGAAGGCGCTGTCCGCGCACATGCAGCCGATGGTGGTGCAGGCGCTGGTGACGGCCTTTCAGCGCTCCCTCCGGGAGGAGCTGCGGGCGGCCTTCGTCTCCGGCGAGGAGTCCTGTTCCGGGCCGTCGCCCTCTCCCGCGTGA